A portion of the Drosophila innubila isolate TH190305 chromosome 3L unlocalized genomic scaffold, UK_Dinn_1.0 0_D_3L, whole genome shotgun sequence genome contains these proteins:
- the LOC117787867 gene encoding uncharacterized protein LOC117787867, with protein sequence MMVVCSAWISVTRIRTVQQVGFWSRWIFWRCNYCFCLCDEEGPHSDRFFNLRDTISNYNNNMIVTGAYFVKYQRVFHLQLQQGELLPNGLINQSSLAWIPLESYDVTHVNIRNGLGYHKLTYDSRSLDLDEISVENDTLVVTGARFRVVDKHLNLEVRFSTFNFTTGRILHPEVNSFWLGNDKPGQKLMLFDPQVSTKSPLSSLPLSKDNQFMEFVSSSVDKDGAQSTVPFIDIQDVVPNPAVPLSGLGIYHK encoded by the exons ATGATGGTCGTGTGCTCGGCATGGATTTCGGTAACCAGGATAAGAACTGTGCAACAGGTAGGCTTC tggtCACGTTGGATCTTCTGGCGTTGCAACTACTGCTTCTGTCTCTGCGATGAGGAGGGTCCGCATTCTGATCGCTTCTTCAATTTGCGCGACACAATCTCgaactataataataacatgatCGTCACTGGAGCATATTTCGTCAAATATCAACGTGTCTTTCATCTGCAGTTGCAGCAGGGCGAACTGTTGCCAAATGGTTTGATCAACCAATCATCTCTGGCATGGATACCATTGGAATCGTATGATGTCACCCACGTGAACATACGCAATGGATTGGGCTATCATAAGCTCACCTATGATAGTCGCTCACTGGATCTGGACGAGATTTCTGTTGAAAATGATACCCTTGTGGTTACTGGCGCACGTTTTCGCGTCGTGGACAAACATCTCAATTTGGAGGTGCGATTTAGCACATTTAACTTTACCACAGGTCGCATACTTCATCCGGAAGTCAATAGTTTTTGGCTTGGCAATGATAAGCCTGGCCAGAAACTAATGCTATTCGATCCTCAAGTGTCAACGAAATCGCCGCTTAGTTCTCTGCCCTTGTCAAAGGATAACCAATTTATGGAATTTGTTAGCTCCAGTGTGGACAAAGACGGTGCACAGAGCACTGTGCCTTTTATCGATATTCAGGACGTTGTACCCAATCCCGCAGTTCCACTCTCCGGTCTGGGCATCTATCACAAATGA
- the LOC117787994 gene encoding ribose-5-phosphate isomerase-like produces the protein MLKPLLQYRGCLTPHLPHLIPIGIKSAINSQSSSTFRHRTFCKMDDKIALDKAKNLAAQAAVDQWVTEETKVVGIGSGSTIVFAVERLAERVWKEGALADMICVPSSYQARKLILDHNLTLGDLDRNPKIDVYIDGADEVDSHMVLIKGGGGCLMQEKIVASCAKKIIIIADYTKKSLRLGEQWCNGIPIEVAPMAHVPVKLKIEELFGGQAMLRIALKKAGPIVTDNGNFLLDWKFLAKREYNWDEVNRAISMIPGVLETGLFVDMASKCYFGMADGTVKAQNK, from the coding sequence ATGTTAAAGCCGTTGTTACAGTACCGAGGTTGCCTTACACCGCACTTACCACATTTAATCCCAATTGGAATTAAATCCGCCATCAACTCACAATCATCATCGACATTTCGACATCGCACATTCTGCAAAATGGATGATAAAATTGCACTCGACAAAGCTAAAAATCTGGCCGCTCAAGCGGCTGTCGATCAATGGGTGACCGAGGAGACGAAGGTGGTGGGCATTGGCAGCGGATCCACCATTGTGTTTGCCGTGGAGCGTCTCGCGGAGCGTGTGTGGAAGGAGGGAGCTCTGGCGGACATGATTTGTGTGCCATCGTCGTATCAAGCACGTAAACTTATTCTCGATCATAATCTGACGTTGGGTGACTTGGATCGCAATCCCAAAATTGATGTGTACATTGATGGAGCCGACGAGGTGGACAGCCACATGGTGCTCATTAAAGGCGGCGGCGGTTGTCTAATGCAGGAGAAGATTGTCGCCTCATGTGCCAAGAAGATCATCATTATTGCCGACTATACGAAGAAGTCACTGCGTCTGGGAGAGCAATGGTGCAACGGCATTCCCATTGAGGTGGCGCCCATGGCCCATGTGCCGGTCAAGCTGAAGATTGAGGAGCTCTTTGGAGGTCAGGCTATGCTGCGCATTGCCCTCAAGAAGGCTGGACCAATTGTCACCGACAATGGCAACTTTTTGCTGGACTGGAAGTTCTTGGCCAAGCGGGAATACAACTGGGATGAGGTGAACCGAGCCATCAGTATGATACCGGGTGTCTTGGAGACGGGATTGTTTGTGGACATGGCATCGAAATGTTACTTTGGCATGGCCGATGGAACTGTCAAGGCGCAGAACAAATAA
- the LOC117787995 gene encoding protein TEX261-like, protein MGFLLILSWISLAIQIIFITLSIVAGLYYLAELAEEYTTSTRRFILFMISFTIFVYILLIFFEDFSWTIVLCGLTAQGFHFSIMTNFPFIRLLSVPFIGSLVMLVVNHLLAFQYFTSVYVPFTQVLAYFTICMWMVPFALFVSVNANDNVLPTTVSSNERRLGINNPDVVSNYFSRNKKMGLLSLFNYIKETLLPGRSKKSF, encoded by the exons atggGTTTCCTTCTCATACTCAGTTGGATCTCACTAGCCATACAGATTATTTTCATAACGCTGTCTATAG TGGCCGGACTTTACTATTTGGCTGAATTAGCAGAGGAATATACAACGTCGACACGtcgatttatattatttatgataagCTTCACGATCTTcgtgtatatattgttaatattcTTCGAGGACTTCTCATGGACTATTGTGCTATGCGGCTTAACAGCACAGGGATTTCATTTCAGCATAATGACGAATTTTCCATTCATACGATTGTTGTCTGTGCCATTTATTGGTTCCCTGGTCATGCTGGTAGTTAATCATCTGCTGGCCTTCCAGTATTTCACTAGTGTCTATGTGCCCTTTACACAG gTGCTCGCTTACTTCACAATCTGCATGTGGATGGTTCCCTTTGCACTGTTCGTTTCGGTCAACGCCAATGACAATGTGCTGCCCACCACAGTGAGCAGCAATGAGCGACGACTGGGCATCAATAATCCGGATGTGGTCAGCAATTATTTTTCGCGCAACAAGAAAATGGGACTCTTATCGCTGTTCAACTACATTAAGGAGACATTGCTGCCAGGACGTAGCAAGAAATCGTTTTAG
- the LOC117787616 gene encoding LOW QUALITY PROTEIN: protein mahjong-like (The sequence of the model RefSeq protein was modified relative to this genomic sequence to represent the inferred CDS: deleted 2 bases in 1 codon) translates to MSNPNDNENAAAREEDDVELPNLNDTELDNAVFAAAYQSDDSIADALDNAGDAEQEADADAQSEDNDEDADAEAEGDGEGDGEGEGEGEGDGNADGDADGDGEAAAEDEDDDNADDAGDADNANAEDDPAADRRSATKKELTQIIDKWEQEQTQSGYDPVPTLRSLAEIFEREKDAYMRKDPDPLDLRHPYRTDPSCQYGLLLKLLFRKDQFMGKLLNEYLRENYFSRQSVSRSSLELNIIACRLILVVMPGLETTAVFQTAEEDGIINRLYNWAEDSIEPLQSYATGLLAAAMEVSDIAISCRDQNLRLVPKMINRLHLLLACSCMSKNSTTEATTSHNNSADSTFSQGMLSWMACGAASAPQSPQHNGASGSASNMSILFENSRDAFPVSRYYKRMYIPLHPPTADTSQMLIMRFLTSLGEYQEFLGMAFANNVMMLIFGHLEELDRRDTCLAYEVLKYLASLLCHKKFALEFISTGGLELLLNVPRPSLATTGVSIAIYYLAYCEDAMERICSMPRPLISNLVRYALWILGRCHDSSKCHATMFFSLSFQFKVILDEFDAQDGLRKLYNVISVLKILDPSHNDSDNASDINEDVECASRQMVRHVCVALKRYMEAHFFYKYNNFLCQHYATSSSSSHYFSQHPTVAAKLTFDQLHEQIRTLQEHTSVRAHWEPVDQLLKLGGITMLLRIIAFSYEWVNSGRSETVRSALDVLSVCCVIPRVYLVLCERLQMLDKTTTSGICSVLGAAAGEITADAEVLKSALAVLCHCVCSPIIRKDSGTSLMKFTNSSRKNKANQKYAEELIEKVWESVCSNNGIVVLLSLMQTKGPITDADCIRGMACRALAGLSRSDRVRQIVGKLPLFASGQLQALMRDPILQEKRAEHVIFQKYALELLERISGKTNPLNNPLDPSLTNMHKANVIAQTRIQYNEQQLYQLIFEHLESKGLGQTAQMLQREVGLPLQTTTIRNFHQSPFDYKGFSGVSSITRSRLRSRMQDVNAAIMSSGDQGRSQADDSSPHCSTSGSAFSSSMSATSSAPGVPNFSHISAQTPIKLRKTERATSSLNRSLQKQISLGTAESSAVGLPDELANSPPLYPKRVTLNSIVTEYLTNQHSLCNNPVTTCPQFDLYEPHKCPDPRPSRLLSSNYNLTSRHFRTQAGFNTAHFDRRHVHTHFAPWRTIRSADYDELEFTCCDVVGNYLIVGTHQGESKVFNMNDGVEQCASICHTYGVDAIQANRAGDLVLTTSLWRLQTTILWSITDNEFRSKLRLPEVGYCEFSQTTQDRLLGTHSDSAVLYDINTGSKISTFTPTIPNQYTKNRATLCRTDELLLSDGVLWDVRSGKEIHKFDKFNQCISGVFHPNCLEIIANTEVWDLRTFHLLQTVPVLDQRNCTFSPMHVIYGASLGADRDHDVETTTYDTSFNVLDAYDYSSIATIDVKRNINDLSVSANGSLIAVVEDHSGYDSKQETCVKIYAVGVKKSERSEEEDDEEVPESEEGSDTGSDTGSENAFSIGPNFMGFPLRSHRNHNFIDIESSSDDDNDSDLDDGDDDDDDDIEIISDVDNFDFEGDGSSDD, encoded by the exons ATGTCGAATCCGAACGACAATGAAAATGCTGCGGCGCGGGAAGAGGATGATGTTGAGTTGCCGAACCTAAATGATACAGAATTGGACAATGCTGTGTTTGCTGCTGCCTACCAGAGTGACGACAGTATCGCGGATGCATTGGACAACGCAGGCGATGCCGAACAGGAAGCAGATGCCGATGCACAAAGCGAAGACAATGATGAAGATGCAGATGCTGAGGCTGAAGGTGACGGCGAAGGTGACGGCGAAGGTGAAGGCGAAGGTGAGGGTGATGGAAACGCTGATGGCGATGCCGATGGTGATGGCGAGGCTGCCGCAgaggatgaagatgatgaCAATGCTGATGACGCGGGCGACGCTGATAATGCCAATGCTGAAGATGATCCGGCTGCTGATAGGCGTTCGGCCACCAAAAAGGAGCTCACCCAAATCATAGATAAATGGGAGCAGGAGCAAACCCAGAGTGGCTATGATCCAGTGCCCACGCTAAGAAG TCTGGCTGAGATATTTGAACGAGAAAAGGATGCATATATGCGCAAGGATCCCGATCCGCTGGACTTAAGGCATCCCTATAGAACCGATCCCAGCTGCCAGTATGGACTATTGCTCAAGCTGCTGTTTCGCAAGGATCAGTTCATGGGCAAG TTGCTCAATGAATATCTGCGGGAGAACTACTTTAGTCGGCAGAGTGTAAGTCGCAGCTCACTGGAGCTGAACATCATTGCCTGTCGATTGATACTCGTGGTAATGCCGGGCCTGGAGACAACGGCGGTATTTCAGACCGCTGAGGAAGACGGCATCATCAATCGACTCTACAACTGGGCAGAGGATAGCATTGAACCGTTGCAGAGCTATGCAACAGGTCTCTTAGCTGCTGCGATGGAGGTTAGCGATATTGCCATCAGTTGTCGGGATCAAAATCTGCGTCTGGTGCCCAAGATGATCAATCGCTTACACTTGTTACTCGCCTGCAGTTGTATGAGCAAAAACTCGACAACTGAAGCGACTACCTCACACAATAACTCCGCGGACAGCACATTTTCCCAGGGAATGCTCAGCTGGATGGCTTGTGGCGCTGCCTCCGCCCCACAATCCCCGCAGCATAATGGCGCCAGCGGCAGTGCGTCCAACATGTCCATTCTGTTTGAGAACAGCCGAGATGCGTTTCCCGTGTCGCGGTATTACAAGCGCATGTATATACCACTGCATCCGCCCACAGCGGACACCAGCCAGATGCTCATCATGCGCTTCCTGACCAGCCTGGGCGAGTACCAGGAATTCCTTGGCATGGCCTTTGCCAACAATGTAATGATGCTTATCTTTGGTCATCTGGAGGAGCTCGACAGACGAGACACATGCCTGGCCTACGAAGTGCTCAAGTATCTGGCATCCTTGCTCTGTCACAAGAAGTTTGCATTGGAATTCATTTCAACTGGAGGACTGGAG CTCTTGTTGAACGTTCCACGGCCAAGTCTGGCTACGACAGGAGTATCAATTGCCATTTACTATTTGGCCTACTGTGAGGATGCCATGGAGCGCATTTGCAGCATGCCGCGTCCGTTGATTTCAAATCTGGTTCGCTATGCGCTATGGATACTAGGACGATGTCATGACTCTTCCAAATGCCATGCCACCATGTTCTTCAGCTTGAGCTTTCAGTTTAAGGTCATACTAGATGAGTTTGATGCTCAGGATGGTCTGCGAAAGCTCTACAATGTT ATTTCGGTGCTAAAAATACTGGATCCCAGTCATAATGACAGCGACAACGCATCAGATATTAACGAGGATGTGGAGTGCGCCTCCCGCCAAATGGTTCGCCATGTGTGCGTTGCTCTCAAGCGTTATATGGAGGCACATTTCTTCTACAAGTACAACAACTTTTTATGCCAACACTACGctacctcctcctcctcatcgCACTACTTCAGCCAGCATCCGACGGTGGCAGCCAAGCTCACCTTTGATCAGTTGCATGAACAGATTCGTACGCTCCAAGAGCATACGTCAGTGCGTGCACACTGGGAACCCGTGGATCAGCTGCTGAAACTGGGTGGCATTACGATGTTGTTGCGTATCATTGCCTTCAGCTATGAGTGGGTGAATAGTGGACGCTCGGAGACAGTGCGATCAGCTCTGGATGTGCTCAGCGTATGCTGTGTAATACCACGTGTTTATCTGGTGCTCTGCGAGCGTCTGCAGATGCTGGACAAAACGACAACATCGGGCATCTGTTCGGTACTCGGAGCTGCTGCCGGTGAGATCACAGCCGATGCGGAGGTGTTGAAATCCGCACTGGCCGTGCTCTGTCATTGTGTCTGCTCGCCCATTATACGCAAGGACAGCGGCACCAGCCTCATGAAGTTCACCAACTCCTCGAGGAAGAACAAAGCGAATCAGAAATATGCTGAGGAACTTATCGAGAAGGTGTGGGAATCCGTGTGCTCCAACAATGGCATTGTGGTGCTGCTGTCACTGATGCAAACCAAGGGACCCATCACGGATGCCGACTGCATCCGAGGCATGGCCTGTCGGGCCTTAGCCGGCTTGTCTCGATCTGATCGTGTGCGTCAAATTGTTGGCAAGCTGCCCTTGTTTGCCAGCGGACAGCTGCAGGCACTCATGCGGGATCCCATATTGCAGGAGAAGCGTGCCGAGCATGTCATCTTCCAGAAGTATGCCCTGGAGCTGCTCGAGCGCATTTCGGGCAAGACGAATCCCCTCAACAATCCGCTGGATCCCTCGTTGACCAACATGCACAAGGCGAATGTCATTGCCCAGACGCGCATTCAATACAACGAACAGCAATTGTATCAGCTCATCTTTGAGCATCTGGAGAGCAAGGGTCTGGGACAAACCGCCCAGATGCTGCAACGTGAGGTGGGATTACCCTTGCAGACGACGACGATCCGCAACTTTCATCAGTCACCCTTTGACTATAAGGGCTTCTCCGGCGTCAGCTCAATAACACGCAGTCGTCTGCGAAGTCGAATGCAGGACGTCAATGCAGCCATCATGTCTAGCGGAGATCAAGGCCGCAGTCAGGCAGATGATTCATCGCCACACTGCAGCACCAGCGGAAGTGCCTTCAGTTCATCCATGAGCGCAACTTCAAGTGCTCCAGGTGTGCCCAATTTTAGCCACATCAGCGCACAGACACCCATTAAATTGCGCAAGACAGAACGTGCCACATCCTCGCTCAATCGTTCGCTGCAGAAGCAAATCAGTTTGGGCACCGCAGAGTCTAGTGCAGTGGGATTACCTGACGAGTTGGCCAACTCGCCACCATTGTATCCCAAGCGTGTCACACTCAACAGCATTGTGACGGAGTATCTGACGAATCAGCATTCGTTGTGCAACAATCCGGTGACGACATGTCCACAGTTCGATCTTTATGAGCCGCACAAATGTCCAGATCCACGTCCAAGCCGTCTGCTCAGCTCCAACTACAATCTGACCTCCAGACACTTTCGCACCCAAGCAGGATTCAATACCGCCCACTTTGATCGCCGTCATGTGCACACACACTTTGCACCCTGGCGAACAATACGTTCCGCGGACTACGATGAACTGGAGTTCACATGCTGTGACGTTGTGGGCAACTACCTGATCGTTGGCACCCACCAGGGCGAGAGCAAGGTGTTCAACATGAACGATGGCGTCGAACAATGCGCCTCCATATGCCACACATACGGCGTGGATGCGATTCAGGCGAATCGTGCCGGAGATCTGGTGCTGACCACGAGTCTATGGCGCTTGCAGACCACAATTCTCTGGTCCATCACCGACAATGAGTTCCGCTCCAAGTTGCGTCTGCCCGAGGTTGGTTACTGCGAGTTCAGCCAGACGACGCAGGATCGATTGCTTGGCACACACAGCGAT AGTGCGGTTCTGTATGACATCAATACGGGTTCCAAGATCTCCACCTTTACCCCCACCATACCCAATCAGTACACCAAGAACCGTGCCACACTCTGTCGCACAGACGAACTGCTCTTGTCAG ATGGCGTGCTTTGGGATGTGCGATCTGGCAAAGAGATTCACAAGTTTGACAAGTTCAATCAGTGCATATCGGGTGTGTTTCATCCCAACTGTCTAGAG ATCATAGCCAACACGGAAGTATGGGATTTACGCACGTTTCATCTGTTGCAAACTGTGCCGGTCTTGGATCAGAGGAACTGCACCTTCTCGCCCATGCATGTGATATATGGCGCCAGTTTGGGGGCCGATAGGGACCACGATGTGGAGACGACTACCTACGATACCAGCTTTAATGTATTGGATGCATACGATTACTCGAGCATTGCCACAATTGATGTGAAGCGGAACATCAACGATCTGAGTGTCAGTGCCAATGGCAGCCTGATTGCCGTTGTGGAGGATCATAGCGGCTACGATTCGAAGCAGGAGACTTGTGTGAAGATTTACGCCGTTGGTGTCAAAAAGAGCGAGCGCTCGGAAGAG